The following proteins come from a genomic window of Flavobacterium crocinum:
- a CDS encoding TlpA disulfide reductase family protein gives MNAIKYKILGLCIFLLTISNSSIAQKKKAAAPAASYTIEGNVTGLEEGIAVKLIPGATHSSELPVAETTIKEGKFTFTGKLNEPRLFFIAFGKDKGYMNLLVENAKIKVTADAEVSKKEDERITFKNQVITGSKSNDYYKKETAFRDELEKDYAAYHTKDSDELSKLIGAARKEKNTKTADSLQNLPVWKKFEADEKAFFTKVEKTTLAVITKHKDSWWGPFFMMTQYSYFTPEQKPIYEQFSEAAKKSYYGQVADKDLNPKSLIGTSVANFNLKDKDGKAYTAKEIVAGKKYILIDFWASWCAPCRKEIPNLKTAYAEYAGKGFEILSISIDKDEKAWQKALGQENMQWHNLIDDNKVSKSFNVKTIPATYLVDSKGVIIGDNLRGADLEAKLKELLKS, from the coding sequence ATGAATGCAATTAAATATAAAATATTAGGATTGTGTATTTTTCTGCTTACAATTTCAAACAGCAGTATTGCACAAAAGAAAAAAGCAGCAGCTCCGGCAGCTTCTTATACAATTGAAGGAAATGTTACAGGTCTTGAAGAAGGAATAGCTGTAAAATTAATCCCGGGTGCAACACATTCTTCTGAGTTACCAGTTGCGGAAACAACCATTAAAGAGGGCAAATTTACTTTTACAGGAAAATTAAATGAACCTCGTCTTTTCTTTATCGCTTTTGGGAAAGATAAAGGATATATGAATTTATTGGTTGAAAATGCTAAAATAAAAGTTACGGCAGATGCAGAGGTTTCAAAAAAAGAAGATGAAAGAATTACTTTTAAAAATCAAGTAATTACGGGTTCTAAATCAAATGACTATTATAAAAAAGAAACTGCTTTTAGAGACGAACTCGAAAAAGATTATGCTGCTTATCATACTAAAGATTCAGACGAATTAAGCAAATTAATTGGTGCGGCAAGAAAAGAGAAAAACACAAAAACGGCAGATTCTCTTCAAAACCTTCCGGTTTGGAAAAAATTTGAGGCTGATGAAAAAGCTTTTTTTACTAAAGTAGAAAAAACAACTTTGGCAGTAATTACAAAACATAAAGATTCCTGGTGGGGACCATTTTTTATGATGACGCAATACAGCTACTTCACACCGGAACAGAAACCGATTTATGAGCAATTTTCAGAGGCAGCAAAGAAAAGTTATTATGGACAAGTAGCTGATAAAGATTTGAATCCTAAATCATTAATAGGAACAAGTGTTGCTAATTTTAATTTAAAAGATAAGGACGGAAAAGCATATACTGCAAAAGAAATCGTTGCAGGAAAAAAATACATTTTAATTGATTTCTGGGCTTCGTGGTGTGCGCCTTGTCGTAAAGAAATTCCTAATCTAAAAACAGCTTATGCAGAATATGCCGGTAAAGGATTTGAAATCCTAAGCATCTCAATTGATAAAGACGAAAAAGCATGGCAAAAGGCATTAGGACAGGAAAATATGCAATGGCATAACCTTATTGATGATAATAAAGTGAGTAAATCATTTAATGTAAAAACAATTCCGGCTACTTATTTAGTAGATAGTAAAGGTGTAATTATTGGAGATAATTTAAGAGGTGCGGACTTGGAAGCGAAGTTAAAAGAGCTTTTAAAATCTTAA